The following nucleotide sequence is from Endozoicomonas sp. GU-1.
CCAGAGGACCGGTTAAATCCGACTGATAAATATTGCCAGAACTCTCGCCTGCGGTACCAATCATCCAGATACCTCGCTCCTTGAGCCATTCCATACTCCGTGCCAGGTTGGTCACCTGAATCAGAGGTACATTGTCTGCTGCACCACAGGCCACTTTGGTTGCTGTGGCATTGAGACTGGCAGACTTATCCCTGGGCACAATCACCGCATGTACACCTGCCGCATCGGCAGTACGCAGGCAGGCCCCCAGATTGTGAGGGTCCGTAACGCCATCCAGAATCAGGAGAAATGGTGGTTCATTCAGCCCATCAAGAATATCCTCCAGGTCTTCTTCCCGGTAAACCCGGGCGGCAGAGACTCTGGCCATAATACCCTGATGCACACCCTCCGCTTTGGCATCAAGACGGCTGCGTTCAACAAATCGCACGGAAACGCCCTGTTCTCTGGCCTGGTCAACCAGGGCATTGATTCGCTTAT
It contains:
- the rlmB gene encoding 23S rRNA (guanosine(2251)-2'-O)-methyltransferase RlmB — encoded protein: MSNDVVFGLHAVQSLFERSPERILELQIQKGRTDKRINALVDQAREQGVSVRFVERSRLDAKAEGVHQGIMARVSAARVYREEDLEDILDGLNEPPFLLILDGVTDPHNLGACLRTADAAGVHAVIVPRDKSASLNATATKVACGAADNVPLIQVTNLARSMEWLKERGIWMIGTAGESSGNIYQSDLTGPLALVMGAEGKGMRRLTRDLCDSLIFIPMAGSVSSLNVSVATGVCLFEAVRQRR